One Argiope bruennichi chromosome 5, qqArgBrue1.1, whole genome shotgun sequence DNA segment encodes these proteins:
- the LOC129969206 gene encoding uncharacterized protein LOC129969206 yields the protein MHFSLLTAIVALFFISCTDALPNAISIIQEKRPNTSPNLQSTVMKANVQNIGNKVCPDNLHLCPITAECCQTMDGKWDCCRKTSFPIILGECCHQFVYKWICCNDMAPKCHYWGCHWS from the exons ATGCACTTTTCTTT GCTGACAGCAATTGTGGCTCTGTTTTTTATTAGCTGCACAGATGCTTTACCAA ATGCAATCAGTATCATTCAAGAGAAGAGGCCAAACACTTCCCCAAATCTCCAGAGCACGGTGATGAAAGCGAATGtccaaaatattggaaataaagtCTGCCCTGACAACCTCCATCTGTGCCCCATAACAGCTGAATGCTGCCAAACGATGGACGGCAAGTGGGACTGCTGTCGCAAGACCAGCTTTCCTATTA TTTTAGGTGAATGTTGCCATCAGTTTGTATATAAGTGGATCTGTTGCAACGATATGGCGCCTAAATGCCATTATTGGGGATGCCATTGGTCATAA